The DNA window TCGTGACGGCCGGGTCTGCATGATCTGTCCGGAGCTGCCCGTGTGGAGTTCCTACGGTCTGTGCTTCCTGCACGCGCATCGCTGGCACAGCTACCGAGGCAACCTCCGCAGCAAAGGCATGGAGGCTGACTTCGAGACCTGGCTGGCGAAGGCGAAGCCGATCGCCGGCTTCGGGCGGTGCCAGGTCGGGGGTTGCCCCTACGCGGCCGAGCATCCGCTGGGGCTGTGTTTGCGGCACCTGGAGGGCTACAAGCGGGCGGGGCGGCCTGGCGGCGCCGAGCTGCCGGCGAACTGGAGCCGGTGGCTGGCCGACCGGGGCAAGCATGTCACCGTCTCCTATGCCGACCGGGAGGCTTTCCATCGGTGGTGCGATGAAGCCGGCCTGAGTCGGCGGGTCGACGGGACGTTGTCGCTGCTGGGGTTGCGGCCGCTGGTCAAGGCCGAGATCCAGTGGGCCGCCTTCCACCACACCCAGGCTCCCAGTGAGGGCGCCCGGTGGACTCTGCTGCACATCCAGCACCTCACCGACCACTGCAGGCAGGCCAGGGTGGATTCCCTCGCCGACCTCGATCTGAGCGGGATGAAGCGCTTCGCCGCCAGCGTCGCCCGGACGATGCTGGAGTACTTGCGGGTCATCTACTTCTCTCGTGAGGACACCAGGGAGGCCGGCTTTATCGAGACGGACCACTTCGGGGTCCGATTCACGCAGCGCAACAGCCACATCGACCTGAACAACGTCACCCAGAAATGGCTGCGGGACCTGCTCTGGGACCAGATGGCCCACCGGATGATCACCGATCCGCCCCGCAGCCGGATCTCGGTCGACAACTGGCGCAGAGGATGCGCTGAGCTGTCGGCATTCCTCGAAGCCCAGGCTACGGACGGAGGCCACGACGCGAGAGCCCTGACCGGCGAGCACATGCTCGACTTCGTGGCTGACCAGCGTCATCGGGGCGAGCACGGACTGCCGTTCCTGGGCATCCGGGCCACTGGCAGCGTGAGCACTCCGGTCCCCGCGACCGCGACGAAGGACGCGGTCGCCCGGATCTTCAACGGCGCCCGGGTTGTGCTGCGGCATGCTCTGGAGACCGGGGAGTTCGAGCGGATCGGTCTTGACCGGGGGTTCATCATCGCCCTGCCCTTCGGCGGGGCCCGGGGCCGCAGGCGCAGGCCGTTCCCGGACGAAGTCGCCCGGGCACTCGCGAACGAGGCGAACCTAGAGCGGCTGGAGACCTTCGACTACGAGGACCGCGGTCTTCGCGACGTCTGGGAGGCTCTGGTCTTAACGGGCCGTCGCTGCGGTGAGGTCCTGAACGCGAGGCTGGAGTGCATCAGCCGTCTGGGTGGACTGCCGGTGTTCTGGCACGACCAGACCAAGGTGGGCAATCTCGACGAGGCGATCCGCATTCCCGAGCGGCTCTTCGCGCGGATCGAGGAACGGCAGGCCAAGACCGTCGTGCGATTCCACGAGCGGCACGGCCGTCCGCCGACCGCTCAGGAGCGGCGCAAGATCGCACTGTTCCCCCGGCGGGCGGCCAACCGGGAGTTCCTCAAAGGGGTCGGCTACGGCTGGTTCAACACCGGGTTCCGGAGCTGGCTCGACACGCTCGACCTCGGTCACTGGGTTCCGCACCAGGCCCGCCACACGCTGGCCACCAACCTGATCCGCAGCGGCGCGAACCTCGTGCACGTCAAGCGCTACCTGGGCCAGGTCTCCGACGCCATGGCCGAGCACTACGTCCATCTCGCCAACACCGACCCGCGGCTTGAGGAGGCACTGAACGCGGTCTGGGTCGCCGGCCCCGGTGCTGCGGACCCCGGGCTGGTCCTCTCCGGCAGCGAACCAATGACCCGCGAGCAGGCCCAAGCCCTGGTCATCGACCTGACGCGACGATCCACCCCGGCCGAGGGCGGGTTCTGCACCTTCCAGCCGGTCATCAACGGTGACGCCTGCCCCTGGAACCTGGACTGCCACAACTGCGACAAGTTCGTCCTCTCGGGCGCCGACCTCGTCTACTGGCACCGCAAGCGGGAGCAGTGGCGCATGATCGCCGAAGGCGCCCCCACCAGCGAGACCGCCGACTACCTGCATAACCTCTTCGAGCCCACCGCGCGAGCGATCGCCGGTCTGGAGAAGGCCCTGGCAGCCGTCGGGCTCCTCGACGACGCGCTCTCCCTCGACTTGCGCCGGCCGCAGGACTACTTCGGACGCGTCTGGGCCACCGCCTTCCGGGCCAAAGAACTTGCCCAGCTCGAAGGCCCCGACGACGCCGACTTCGAGGAGATCGAGTGATGTCTGGTCCCGGTCCGACTGAGGCAGCCATCGCTGCCCGACGTCAGCAGACGAAGGACAAGCTCGGCCGGGTCGAGAAGGCCATCGCACAGCTGCGGCGAGAACGTGGTCGGCTCGCAGTGCGGGCCATCGCTGAACGCGCGGAGGTCTCCGCCACGTTCCTCTATGAGAACGCGGAGGCCCGGGCTCTCGTTCAGCAGGCCGTCGTGGACAGCAAGAGCCGTCACGACCGGCGAACGGGTGAAAAGCATGACCGGATCGAGGCGTCCTGGAGGGAGCGAGCCCTCAACGCCGAGAGCGAGCTGACCCGCACCCAGGAGGAGGTGTTCGCCCAACGGCAGCGGATCGGCGAGCTCATGGGGCAGATCCGCGACTTCGACCAAGTGGCTCCAGGTGAGTCCCTCCAGGCACTCACCACGGAGAACACCACCCTCAAACGCCGGGTCCAGCAGCTGACGGTCGAGCACCGCACTCTTCAAGAACGCCTCGAGGGAGCCCGCTCCAACCTGCGATTTGCCAACAAGCGCATCGCCGACCTTGAGGCCGAACTCCTCGAACCTCCTCGACTTTAATACTGACATTCCTG is part of the Streptomyces subrutilus genome and encodes:
- a CDS encoding tyrosine-type recombinase/integrase, whose translation is MLTALMAAPSFDSAFREDVVRLGRDHPVYGWRCDVVECERPAEVTRGLCHDHNVQWRDARAAGARSRPQFVRTLQPLKSRTHRDGRVCMICPELPVWSSYGLCFLHAHRWHSYRGNLRSKGMEADFETWLAKAKPIAGFGRCQVGGCPYAAEHPLGLCLRHLEGYKRAGRPGGAELPANWSRWLADRGKHVTVSYADREAFHRWCDEAGLSRRVDGTLSLLGLRPLVKAEIQWAAFHHTQAPSEGARWTLLHIQHLTDHCRQARVDSLADLDLSGMKRFAASVARTMLEYLRVIYFSREDTREAGFIETDHFGVRFTQRNSHIDLNNVTQKWLRDLLWDQMAHRMITDPPRSRISVDNWRRGCAELSAFLEAQATDGGHDARALTGEHMLDFVADQRHRGEHGLPFLGIRATGSVSTPVPATATKDAVARIFNGARVVLRHALETGEFERIGLDRGFIIALPFGGARGRRRRPFPDEVARALANEANLERLETFDYEDRGLRDVWEALVLTGRRCGEVLNARLECISRLGGLPVFWHDQTKVGNLDEAIRIPERLFARIEERQAKTVVRFHERHGRPPTAQERRKIALFPRRAANREFLKGVGYGWFNTGFRSWLDTLDLGHWVPHQARHTLATNLIRSGANLVHVKRYLGQVSDAMAEHYVHLANTDPRLEEALNAVWVAGPGAADPGLVLSGSEPMTREQAQALVIDLTRRSTPAEGGFCTFQPVINGDACPWNLDCHNCDKFVLSGADLVYWHRKREQWRMIAEGAPTSETADYLHNLFEPTARAIAGLEKALAAVGLLDDALSLDLRRPQDYFGRVWATAFRAKELAQLEGPDDADFEEIE
- a CDS encoding DUF6262 family protein is translated as MSGPGPTEAAIAARRQQTKDKLGRVEKAIAQLRRERGRLAVRAIAERAEVSATFLYENAEARALVQQAVVDSKSRHDRRTGEKHDRIEASWRERALNAESELTRTQEEVFAQRQRIGELMGQIRDFDQVAPGESLQALTTENTTLKRRVQQLTVEHRTLQERLEGARSNLRFANKRIADLEAELLEPPRL